A stretch of Triticum aestivum cultivar Chinese Spring chromosome 1D, IWGSC CS RefSeq v2.1, whole genome shotgun sequence DNA encodes these proteins:
- the LOC123163078 gene encoding indole-2-monooxygenase: MDLGAIATPQSLWLVFLLFLIVVYLVTLSSRADKLYNKLPSPPFKLPLIGHLHLVGSLPHVALRDLARKHGPDVMLIHLGVVPTLVVSSPRAAKAVLRTYDHLFASRPHSPVGDILFSGSTNIAFAPYGDYWRQLRKIVTTHLLSARKVRANRAAREMELRLVLDRVKAATAASSAVDVSEVFSYFANDVICQAVLGRLPREAGRNKMFRELLEINSKLLGGFILTDFFPSLARLDLVSRKAVNQKKIWDDLLDDLIDKHASKMVTVEDEQDFIDVLLSVQQEYGLTNHNIKAILMDMFEAGTDTTYVSLDYAMAELMRNPRVMTKLQAEVRSCVTKGKEMVTEEDLASMSYLKAVMKEAMRLHPSGALLIPHLSVAECDVEGYTIPSGTRLMVNAWALGRDPTCWENAEEFMPERFMEGAMDAACDFQGNDFRFLPFGSGRRICPGITFAAVTFEIILANLIYHFDWELPEGSPGVDMTEEYGIDVHRKVKLLLVPRVAHDL; this comes from the exons ATGGATCTAGGTGCTATTGCAACTCCGCAGTCACTATGGCTCGTCTTTCTCCTATTCCTCATCGTCGTGTACCTGGTGACGTTGAGTTCTAGAGCAGATAAGCTGTACAACAAGCTCCCATCGCCTCCGTTCAAGCTCCCCTTGATCGGGCACCTCCACCTCGTCGGGTCCCTCCCCCACGTCGCCCTCCGCGACCTCGCCAGGAAGCACGGCCCCGATGTGATGCTcatccacctcggcgtcgtccccACGCTCGTTGTCTCGTCGCCTCGCGCTGCCAAGGCCGTCCTACGCACCTACGACCACCTGTTCGCATCCCGGCCACACTCCCCCGTGGGCGACATCCTCTTCAGTGGCTCCACCAACATAGCCTTCGCCCCCTACGGCGACTACTGGCGCCAGTTAAGGAAGATCGTCACCACCCACCTCCTGAGCGCGAGGAAGGTCCGGGCGAACCGCGCTGCCCGCGAGATGGAATTGCGGCTGGTCCTGGACAGGGTAAAGGCCGCGACAGCCGCGAGCTCGGCGGTGGACGTCAGTGAGGTCTTCAGCTACTTCGCCAACGACGTGATATGTCAGGCCGTGCTTGGCAGGCTCCCCCGGGAGGCGGGCCGGAACAAGATGTTCCGGGAGCTGTTGGAGATCAATTCCAAGCTTCTAGGGGGCTTTATACTAACCGACTTCTTCCCCAGccttgcaaggctggacttggtgTCCCGCAAGGCCGTGAATCAGAAGAAAATATGGGACGACCTGCTGGATGACCTCATCGACAAGCACGCGAGCAAGATGGTCACGGTCGAGGATGAGCAGGACTTTATCGACGTCTTGCTCTCCGTTCAACAAGAGTACGGCTTGACCAATCATAACATCAAGGCAATACTCATG GACATGTTTGAAGCCGGGACAGACACAACGTACGTATCACTTGACTACGCCATGGCTGAGCTGATGCGGAACCCAAGGGTAATGACCAAGCTGCAAGCCGAGGTGAGGAGTTGCGTGACCAAGGGCAAAGAAATGGTCACCGAGGAAGACCTTGCAAGCATGAGCTACCTCAAGGCCGTGATGAAAGAAGCGATGCGTCTGCACCCGTCGGGGGCTCTCTTGATACCCCACCTCTCCGTAGCCGAATGCGATGTAGAGGGCTACACCATACCCTCTGGGACGCGCTTAATGGTCAACGCGTGGGCTCTAGGCAGGGACCCCACCTGCTGGGAGAATGCGGAGGAGTTCATGCCCGAGCGGTTCATGGAAGGAGCCATGGATGCGGCTTGCGACTTCCAGGGGAACGACTTCCGTTTCTTGCCGTTTGGGTCTGGGCGAAGGATATGCCCGGGCATAACCTTCGCCGCCGTAACATTTGAGATCATTCTCGCCAACCTCATCTACCACTTTGACTGGGAGCTGCCCGAGGGGTCCCCGGGCGTCGATATGACGGAGGAATACGGGATCGATGTGCATCGGAAGGTGAAGCTGCTTCTTGTCCCACGCGTGGCTCACGACCTCTAG